One Oncorhynchus kisutch isolate 150728-3 linkage group LG11, Okis_V2, whole genome shotgun sequence genomic region harbors:
- the LOC109899398 gene encoding U6 snRNA-associated Sm-like protein LSm5 isoform X1: MAATPATNPSQLLPLELVDKCIGSRIHIVMKNDKEIVGTLLGFDDFVNMVLEDVTEFEITPEGRRITKLDQILLNGNNITMLIPGGEGPEV, from the exons ATGGCGGCCACCCCAGCTACAAATCCATCACAGTTGCTCCCACTTG AGCTTGTGGACAAATGTATAGGTTCCCGAATCCATATAGTCATGAAAAACGACAAAGAAATTGTCGGCACCCTATTGGGTTTCGATGATTTTGTCA ACATGGTGTTGGAGGACGTGACAGAATT TGAAATCACTCCGGAGGGAAGAAGGATAACCAAACTGGACCAGATCCTACTCAACGGCAACAACATCACCATG CTCATACCTGGAGGCGAAGGGCCTGAAGTATGA
- the LOC109899398 gene encoding U6 snRNA-associated Sm-like protein LSm5 isoform X2, translating to MKNDKEIVGTLLGFDDFVNMVLEDVTEFEITPEGRRITKLDQILLNGNNITMLIPGGEGPEV from the exons ATGAAAAACGACAAAGAAATTGTCGGCACCCTATTGGGTTTCGATGATTTTGTCA ACATGGTGTTGGAGGACGTGACAGAATT TGAAATCACTCCGGAGGGAAGAAGGATAACCAAACTGGACCAGATCCTACTCAACGGCAACAACATCACCATG CTCATACCTGGAGGCGAAGGGCCTGAAGTATGA